The segment GAGGCCGGCGCGATCGTCCGACAGGAACGCATGCAGGGCAAGGGCAACGTCGTCCGCCGCATGTTCGCCGACGTTGAGGCGGACGTCTACGTCCTCTCCGACGGCGACCTTACCTATGATGCGGACGCCGCACCCGAGCTGGTCGACCGCCTGATCGACGAGCAGCTCGACATGGTCGTCGGTGCGCGCAAGTCGGAAATCGAGCTGGCCTATCGTCGGGGTCACCGCTTTGGCAACGCCATGCTGACCGGCATGCTCGCGCAGCTGTTTGGGCGCAGCTTCACCGACATTCTGTCGGGTTACCGCGTCTTCTCGCGCCGCTTCGTCAAGAGCTTCCCGGTGCTGTCGGCGGGGTTCGAGATCGAGACCGAGATAAGCATCCATGCGCTCGAGCTGCGGATGCCGGTTTCGGAGATCGTCACCAACTATGCCGCGCGGCCAGAAGGCTCCACGTCCAAGCTCTCGACCTATCGCGACGGCTGGAGAATCCTGCGGACGATCGTGAACCTGTTTCGCATCGAGCGCCCGGTGCTGTTCTTCGGCATTCTCGGGGGAATCGCGCTGCTTCTCGCCATCATCCTGGCGATCCCGCTGGCGATCACCTACGCGCAGACCGGCCTGGTGCCGCGTTTCCCGACGGCCGTGCTCGTCACCGGCCTTTCGATCGTCGGCCTGCTGAACGTGTTCACCGGCCTGATCCTCGACACCGTCGTACGCGGCCGCCGCGAAATCCGTCGCCTCGCCTATCTAGGCGTGCCGGCGCCGCGCGCCTGAATCACTCCCGTTCCGGGTGGGTGGACGCCCACCCGGAACGTAAACATGGATGCAACGCCGGTGCATCGCGGCAATACCGGCCTGATCGGCAAGGAACGCAGCCGAGGCGAATGAGGGAACAGGGTACGCCATGACGGTTGCACGATCGAAGCGAACGGACGTCCTTTTCGCCTTGATCGCGCTGCTGTTGTTCCTGGTGCCCGCGGCGATCAACCGCAGCCCGATCCTCTACCCCGATTCGGTAGGTTATTTTCAGGCCGGCAAGGCGGCGACCAGCGCCGCCCACATACCGCTCTCTGCCCATCCGACCACGGTGCCCGGACAAAGCGGGCCGTCGGCTAAGATGGGGATCGACACCGAGGATGGCGTGTCGGATGCCCGTTCGGTCTATTATGGCGCGGCGTTCGCGCT is part of the Sphingomonas sp. genome and harbors:
- a CDS encoding glycosyltransferase family 2 protein → MSPQDTTGAGRFAGLKIAVLLPCYNEEVAIGRTVAAFKAALPEATVYVYDNNSRDRTCEVAAEAGAIVRQERMQGKGNVVRRMFADVEADVYVLSDGDLTYDADAAPELVDRLIDEQLDMVVGARKSEIELAYRRGHRFGNAMLTGMLAQLFGRSFTDILSGYRVFSRRFVKSFPVLSAGFEIETEISIHALELRMPVSEIVTNYAARPEGSTSKLSTYRDGWRILRTIVNLFRIERPVLFFGILGGIALLLAIILAIPLAITYAQTGLVPRFPTAVLVTGLSIVGLLNVFTGLILDTVVRGRREIRRLAYLGVPAPRA